From the genome of Paenarthrobacter sp. A20, one region includes:
- a CDS encoding bifunctional 4-hydroxy-2-oxoglutarate aldolase/2-dehydro-3-deoxy-phosphogluconate aldolase has protein sequence MDLSNDYFSARSSQVPLMAILRGFDLLRTVELSHRAWDLGMELVEVPIQNERAVEVLAAVVRAGRERGAEAGAGTVTSLERVREARDVGARFTVAPGFDPAVAQASLSEGLPHLPGVGSATDIHNALKLGLTWMKAFPAVQLGTGWIQAMQGPFPEARFVATGGITLENAEDFLGQGAGVVSLGSSFNDERQFEQLPDLISRLRPGTAAPSRAD, from the coding sequence TTGGATCTGTCCAACGATTACTTTTCGGCACGCTCCAGCCAGGTTCCGCTCATGGCAATCCTGCGTGGTTTCGATCTCCTCAGGACTGTGGAATTGAGTCATCGCGCCTGGGATCTGGGAATGGAACTGGTTGAAGTCCCGATTCAAAACGAAAGGGCAGTGGAGGTCCTCGCCGCCGTCGTCCGGGCGGGTCGTGAACGCGGGGCCGAGGCCGGGGCTGGAACGGTGACTTCCCTGGAGAGAGTGCGCGAGGCCCGCGATGTTGGTGCACGGTTCACCGTCGCCCCGGGATTTGACCCTGCAGTGGCGCAGGCGAGCCTAAGCGAAGGCTTGCCGCACTTGCCCGGCGTGGGCAGTGCCACAGACATCCATAATGCCCTCAAATTGGGCCTGACGTGGATGAAGGCGTTCCCGGCCGTGCAACTTGGCACCGGTTGGATCCAGGCAATGCAGGGTCCCTTCCCGGAGGCGCGTTTCGTGGCCACGGGGGGAATCACGCTGGAGAATGCCGAGGACTTCCTTGGGCAGGGTGCCGGCGTCGTCTCGCTCGGCTCAAGCTTCAACGACGAGCGGCAGTTTGAGCAACTTCCGGATCTCATCTCAAGACTCCGCCCCGGGACCGCCGCCCCATCTCGAGCTGACTGA
- a CDS encoding PfkB family carbohydrate kinase has translation MLNSPEIVTLGECMAMLAPMEGRLGSATSLSIRAAGAESTVAQYLVDLGHSVSWISRLGSDPLGDLVLDEISRSGVDTSTVARDPEARTGVYFKDPQHTKTEVYYYRSSSAASRLGREDISSLDLERVRLAHVSGITLAISSTAADAAAVLFERVAAEGGLRSFDVNYRPGLWSVESAAPAMLEFARHSDVVLVGRDEAEELWGAQDAHSIRRLLGTGVELVVKDADIGATAYRRGHEQGVFVPAPYVDVVEPVGAGDAFAAGYLSGVLHGLPTDASLSLAHSVAGLALRSVNDHVDASSIRVLQ, from the coding sequence GTGCTGAACTCGCCTGAGATTGTGACCCTTGGCGAATGTATGGCCATGCTGGCCCCGATGGAGGGGAGGCTGGGATCCGCCACGTCACTGAGCATTAGGGCTGCCGGGGCAGAGTCAACCGTTGCCCAGTATCTTGTAGATCTCGGGCATTCCGTCTCCTGGATCAGCAGGCTGGGATCCGACCCGTTGGGTGATCTGGTCCTGGACGAAATCTCCCGGTCGGGCGTCGACACATCGACGGTGGCGCGCGACCCTGAGGCCCGGACAGGGGTGTACTTCAAGGATCCGCAACATACCAAGACTGAAGTGTATTACTACCGCTCCTCCTCCGCGGCCTCCAGGCTGGGGCGCGAGGACATTTCTTCCCTGGACCTTGAGCGGGTCAGGCTCGCCCACGTCTCAGGGATCACGCTGGCGATTTCCTCGACGGCCGCTGACGCCGCCGCTGTTCTTTTTGAGCGAGTCGCGGCCGAAGGCGGACTACGTTCATTCGACGTGAACTACCGACCGGGTTTGTGGTCAGTTGAGTCCGCCGCGCCCGCCATGCTGGAATTCGCCCGCCACTCAGATGTTGTGCTCGTCGGCCGGGACGAAGCGGAGGAATTGTGGGGCGCTCAGGACGCACACAGCATCCGCCGTCTGCTCGGAACCGGCGTCGAATTGGTCGTAAAGGACGCCGATATCGGCGCAACTGCCTACCGGCGCGGTCACGAGCAAGGAGTTTTTGTCCCTGCACCGTACGTTGATGTCGTCGAACCCGTCGGAGCCGGCGATGCTTTTGCCGCCGGGTACCTGTCCGGTGTCCTTCATGGCCTGCCTACCGACGCGAGCCTGTCCCTGGCGCACTCGGTTGCCGGTTTGGCGCTCCGGTCCGTTAACGACCACGTCGACGCCAGTTCAATCCGCGTTCTGCAATAG
- a CDS encoding beta-propeller fold lactonase family protein: MTSRKSSREAPTGEDYRLIWVGSYTDPPTSLGAGIGAVSAEANGRIRWLGTAVRSPSPSFLTAHPWLPVVYVVAEHQGTVQVYRRGQGTSLDPQSESWPAGRSVCHITIDPQARYLIAACWGDGRVIAYALDDKGSIQTRHEAPRASDPHKRAGTLAAGRQSRAHASIVLDDGRVMTTDLGFDLLRVWKYVHGQGLVLDHEITLPFGSGPRHLVQHPGGTVLVVTEYSIEVALLVPTSGVYTLKDVMPATATPAVDGDSAAEIALAFGGRFAYVGIRGSNRMGILRVDEQGRSVRALAEFSTRGNWPRHHLILGSRLFIAHERSHDIISMKLHPRTGLPGPADFRAHVGSPTVLIPAPVS; encoded by the coding sequence ATGACCAGCCGGAAGAGCTCACGCGAAGCCCCAACGGGGGAGGACTACCGGCTGATCTGGGTTGGATCCTATACGGATCCTCCCACCAGCCTCGGCGCCGGCATCGGTGCCGTGTCCGCTGAAGCCAACGGCAGGATCCGCTGGCTCGGTACCGCCGTTCGTTCGCCTTCCCCATCGTTCCTGACAGCCCACCCCTGGTTGCCCGTCGTCTACGTCGTGGCCGAGCACCAGGGCACTGTACAGGTTTACCGCCGTGGCCAGGGAACCAGCCTGGATCCCCAGAGCGAGTCATGGCCGGCAGGACGATCGGTATGTCATATCACCATTGACCCGCAGGCCCGGTACCTCATCGCCGCATGCTGGGGCGATGGCCGTGTCATCGCCTACGCCCTGGACGACAAAGGCTCCATTCAAACCCGCCACGAAGCCCCGCGCGCCAGCGACCCGCACAAGCGGGCAGGCACCCTTGCGGCAGGACGTCAAAGCCGCGCGCACGCTTCCATCGTCTTGGACGATGGGCGGGTGATGACCACCGACCTCGGTTTTGACTTGCTCCGGGTATGGAAATACGTCCATGGCCAGGGGTTAGTTCTCGACCACGAGATAACCCTCCCTTTTGGAAGCGGTCCGCGGCATCTGGTACAGCATCCGGGCGGAACTGTTCTCGTGGTGACCGAATACTCGATCGAGGTGGCACTACTCGTCCCCACAAGCGGCGTATACACGCTCAAGGACGTTATGCCGGCCACTGCCACTCCTGCGGTCGATGGTGATTCAGCAGCTGAGATCGCTCTCGCTTTCGGTGGCCGATTCGCATACGTCGGCATCCGGGGATCAAACCGCATGGGCATCCTACGCGTCGATGAACAAGGACGGTCCGTCCGGGCCTTGGCAGAGTTCAGTACCCGCGGCAACTGGCCACGGCACCATCTGATCCTGGGATCCAGGCTGTTCATTGCCCATGAGCGATCCCACGACATCATCTCTATGAAACTGCACCCCCGGACCGGGCTACCCGGTCCGGCAGACTTCCGCGCCCACGTTGGATCGCCCACTGTCCTGATTCCAGCGCCCGTTTCTTGA
- a CDS encoding GntR family transcriptional regulator: MSTLGGRPLVVDTKATQIRHRLAEAIINGEFRPGDRIVLDEIARELGVSKIPLREALSSLEGAGLVVTTPHAGPRVAPLPRRELRGVYHLREEVESLAMRLAIPRMDAARIATLRELNEQMRRGIGHADEAEMSALNSEFHLEIARATTFTSIADVVGELLTKVRRYRAVIADFASDWEHAIAEHDEILAALEAGDADSAIGAARRHVRARGETDAPADAENT, from the coding sequence ATGAGCACCCTAGGAGGTCGGCCCCTGGTGGTCGACACGAAGGCCACGCAGATCAGGCACCGCCTCGCCGAGGCGATCATCAATGGCGAGTTCCGCCCCGGTGACCGCATCGTTCTCGACGAGATCGCCCGCGAACTCGGTGTCAGCAAGATTCCGTTGCGCGAGGCCCTCTCGAGCCTCGAAGGTGCCGGCCTCGTCGTCACGACTCCGCACGCCGGTCCGCGAGTCGCGCCGCTGCCGAGGCGAGAGCTCCGCGGGGTCTATCACCTACGAGAAGAGGTCGAGTCCCTCGCGATGCGTCTGGCCATTCCGCGGATGGACGCGGCCCGCATCGCGACCCTACGCGAACTGAACGAACAGATGCGCCGCGGCATCGGACACGCGGACGAGGCGGAGATGAGTGCGCTGAACTCGGAGTTCCATCTCGAGATCGCGCGCGCCACCACGTTCACGAGCATCGCCGACGTCGTCGGCGAACTGCTCACGAAAGTCCGTCGTTACCGTGCCGTAATCGCGGATTTCGCGTCGGACTGGGAGCACGCGATCGCCGAACACGACGAGATCCTGGCGGCCCTGGAAGCGGGCGATGCCGACAGTGCGATCGGGGCGGCACGTCGTCACGTCCGTGCCCGAGGCGAGACCGACGCTCCGGCCGACGCCGAAAACACCTGA
- a CDS encoding PfkB family carbohydrate kinase, with the protein MIRSQQPGSTAPPRPVSSPTSLCVASLGRSRTWVSRLGGDSVGERVLTEIMSRGVDMSLVVMDDDTPTGLMLKDPSAIGSTVQYNRVGSAASLMTPHFVPREALSAARLCTSRE; encoded by the coding sequence ATGATCCGATCGCAACAGCCCGGGAGTACCGCGCCGCCTCGGCCGGTGTCGAGTCCAACGTCACTGTGTGTCGCCTCTCTGGGGCGTTCCAGGACATGGGTATCACGGTTGGGTGGGGATTCCGTTGGTGAGCGCGTGCTGACTGAAATCATGTCCCGCGGAGTGGATATGTCTCTGGTCGTCATGGATGACGACACTCCGACCGGCTTGATGCTCAAGGATCCGAGCGCCATAGGCTCGACCGTCCAGTACAACCGTGTCGGATCTGCGGCGTCCCTGATGACCCCGCACTTCGTACCGCGCGAGGCGCTGTCCGCTGCGAGATTGTGCACGTCACGGGAGTGA
- a CDS encoding mandelate racemase/muconate lactonizing enzyme family protein has translation MTDLTSPQTQGALALASDAGPLRIIKIETVALAAKFSDLYPNAQQPPEWLLYPAASHRVLPRNGQYASLVKIHTEDGSVGIGECYGLPAPEVTATVIKTIMEPLLLGQDAMAVAAIWHRLFQGQAAGGRTRGFYLEALAGIDLALWDLRGKILNQPVHRLLGGPIRDEINCYASPVALHENPEDSVSHAIQYLEEGFKAIKVKIGRGARTDRLHLSAVKEAVGEDITVLTDANCAYDLDEATKVGAVLRDLDIDWFEEPLAVDDLANLAELRRRTGLTMVNGETQFTSYDLRDSLVLGAIDVFMPNVARCGGITEAMRIAALAAAFHVDIAPHGVGSGVSVCAALQLMAATPNLRTYEYNRLPNPLRESLLNDFPEFTNGSLKVPTLPGLGFTINESVVDRFTVSTH, from the coding sequence TTGACTGACCTGACCAGCCCGCAAACACAGGGCGCACTGGCCCTGGCGTCCGATGCCGGACCACTACGCATCATCAAGATCGAAACCGTGGCGTTAGCCGCAAAATTCAGTGACCTCTACCCGAACGCGCAGCAACCTCCCGAATGGTTGCTGTACCCGGCCGCCAGTCACCGGGTTCTTCCCCGCAACGGCCAATACGCCTCCCTGGTAAAGATCCACACCGAAGACGGCAGCGTGGGAATCGGCGAGTGCTATGGGCTCCCCGCCCCCGAAGTCACAGCCACAGTTATCAAAACCATCATGGAACCTCTCCTTCTCGGTCAGGACGCCATGGCAGTAGCGGCCATCTGGCACCGCCTGTTCCAGGGACAGGCAGCGGGTGGACGCACTCGTGGCTTCTATTTGGAGGCCTTGGCCGGAATCGACCTTGCCCTCTGGGATCTGCGCGGGAAAATTCTCAACCAACCGGTCCACCGCTTGCTGGGCGGTCCCATTCGGGACGAAATAAATTGCTACGCGAGCCCGGTCGCCCTGCACGAAAACCCTGAGGATTCTGTCAGTCATGCCATCCAGTACCTGGAAGAAGGATTCAAAGCCATCAAGGTCAAGATCGGCCGCGGTGCCCGGACGGACCGTTTGCACCTTTCCGCTGTCAAGGAAGCCGTTGGTGAAGATATAACCGTCCTCACCGACGCGAACTGCGCCTACGATCTGGACGAAGCAACCAAGGTTGGCGCAGTCCTGCGCGACCTGGATATCGATTGGTTCGAAGAGCCCCTCGCAGTGGACGACCTGGCGAACCTGGCAGAGTTGAGACGCCGGACCGGCCTGACCATGGTGAACGGGGAGACCCAGTTCACCAGCTACGATCTCCGCGATTCCTTGGTTCTCGGTGCCATTGATGTGTTCATGCCCAACGTGGCCCGCTGTGGCGGCATCACCGAAGCCATGAGGATCGCTGCCCTTGCAGCGGCCTTCCACGTCGACATCGCCCCCCACGGCGTTGGCTCCGGGGTCAGTGTCTGCGCCGCACTCCAACTCATGGCTGCCACACCGAATCTGCGAACCTACGAATACAACCGCCTGCCGAACCCACTCAGGGAGTCCCTGCTTAATGACTTCCCGGAATTCACCAACGGCTCCCTCAAGGTCCCCACCTTGCCCGGGCTGGGCTTCACGATCAATGAATCAGTTGTCGACCGTTTTACCGTCAGCACTCACTAG
- a CDS encoding SDR family NAD(P)-dependent oxidoreductase, with amino-acid sequence MLIDFKHKTAVVTGGARGIGAEIASRLALSGAKVIVADVDAAAAQAHAHSIQAGGGTALGVRTDVTEEDSVAELMHQAKAAYGAPAILINNAGISLPSPSLEATVEAWNKVLAVNLLGAFICSKAALPAMKSAGWGRIVNVVSFAAKSSPLYADNAAYAASKAGLMGLIHNLAIEFAPYGITVTGVAPGIVETDMFRAAHSQVRHRELLAKLPIGRFTGADEVASLIAFLASDHASSITGEIININGGLYLD; translated from the coding sequence ATGCTGATTGATTTCAAACACAAGACCGCAGTTGTCACTGGCGGGGCCCGCGGGATCGGAGCCGAGATAGCCTCCCGGCTGGCTCTCTCGGGGGCGAAGGTGATCGTGGCCGATGTGGATGCAGCAGCAGCTCAAGCCCACGCTCACTCCATCCAAGCCGGCGGAGGAACAGCCCTTGGCGTGCGGACTGATGTCACCGAAGAAGACTCCGTGGCAGAGCTCATGCACCAGGCCAAGGCCGCATACGGAGCACCGGCAATCCTGATCAACAACGCCGGCATCTCACTGCCCTCACCCTCGTTGGAGGCCACGGTCGAGGCATGGAACAAAGTCCTGGCGGTAAATCTCCTGGGAGCCTTCATTTGTTCAAAAGCAGCGCTGCCGGCCATGAAGTCTGCCGGCTGGGGGCGAATCGTCAATGTGGTCTCATTCGCCGCGAAATCCTCCCCGCTGTACGCGGACAATGCAGCCTACGCCGCTTCAAAGGCCGGCCTGATGGGACTGATCCACAACCTGGCCATCGAGTTCGCGCCCTACGGCATCACTGTGACCGGCGTAGCCCCGGGAATCGTTGAAACCGATATGTTCCGCGCCGCGCACAGCCAAGTAAGACACAGGGAACTCCTGGCAAAACTCCCGATCGGAAGGTTCACCGGAGCAGACGAAGTCGCCTCCCTCATCGCCTTCCTCGCTTCAGATCATGCCTCGTCGATTACCGGCGAGATCATTAACATCAATGGAGGTCTCTACCTTGACTGA
- a CDS encoding MFS transporter: MSNVAPTVGSSPSAAALKSRRRTMVASTVGTVLEWYDFNLYGLASALIFGPLFFGSSSLGATLASFATFAVGFAARPIGGIILGNLGDRIGRKKVLILTFIIMGISSALIGCLPTVDAVGILAPILLIVLRVAQGFAVGGEFAGATLLTIENAPAGKRGLYGAIPSMGTGAGFVLASLTFAGISLLPKEDFIGWGWRLPFLFSIVLVIFGVIVRRKIDETPVFQELATQGKIKREPLWAVFRKQPVAVIRTMGVTISGFVWGYLIQAFALSYATKQLGIDSSVMLWAIAIASTLEIASIPFWGWMSDKIGRKRMVISGLIFTAAYVFPFFMLLETRSTPLIFLAMIIAIPIAKDSVFGPQAALVAEMFDSRVRYSGVSAGREIGGAVFGGTAPFIGTALVAVAGGFWPVALYVIVACSLTGWATLSGKETSTQDIRSSGNHAAN; this comes from the coding sequence ATGAGCAACGTAGCTCCAACCGTCGGCTCGTCCCCGTCGGCGGCAGCACTCAAATCCCGGCGCCGGACGATGGTCGCCAGTACCGTCGGCACGGTCCTTGAGTGGTACGACTTCAACTTGTATGGGTTGGCGTCGGCCCTCATTTTCGGGCCCCTATTCTTTGGCTCGTCATCCCTTGGCGCGACACTGGCATCGTTTGCAACCTTCGCTGTAGGGTTCGCCGCCCGCCCCATCGGCGGAATCATCCTAGGCAACCTCGGGGACCGAATCGGCCGCAAAAAGGTACTCATTCTGACGTTCATCATCATGGGTATCAGTTCCGCATTGATTGGCTGTCTGCCCACCGTTGACGCCGTCGGCATCCTGGCACCGATCCTCCTGATCGTTCTGCGCGTGGCTCAGGGCTTTGCAGTCGGTGGTGAATTTGCAGGGGCAACTCTGCTCACCATTGAGAACGCTCCGGCTGGAAAACGAGGCCTCTACGGGGCCATTCCCTCGATGGGAACCGGGGCCGGTTTTGTCCTGGCCAGCCTCACCTTTGCCGGTATCTCACTGCTGCCCAAAGAGGACTTCATAGGCTGGGGTTGGCGGCTGCCGTTCCTTTTCAGCATCGTCCTGGTAATCTTTGGGGTCATCGTCCGCAGAAAAATCGACGAGACCCCCGTCTTCCAGGAACTCGCAACGCAGGGCAAAATCAAGCGCGAACCACTGTGGGCGGTCTTCCGGAAACAGCCGGTAGCTGTCATCCGAACCATGGGCGTAACAATCTCCGGGTTCGTGTGGGGCTACCTGATCCAAGCTTTCGCGCTGTCTTATGCGACCAAGCAGCTTGGCATCGACAGCAGCGTCATGCTCTGGGCCATCGCGATAGCGTCGACCCTCGAGATTGCCAGCATTCCATTCTGGGGGTGGATGTCCGACAAGATCGGGCGCAAGCGGATGGTCATCAGCGGTCTGATCTTCACTGCGGCCTATGTCTTCCCCTTCTTCATGCTGCTGGAGACAAGAAGCACCCCGTTGATATTCCTGGCCATGATCATCGCCATTCCCATCGCGAAAGACTCTGTCTTCGGCCCCCAGGCTGCTCTCGTGGCGGAGATGTTCGATTCCCGCGTCCGCTACAGCGGTGTCAGCGCCGGCCGGGAGATCGGAGGCGCCGTCTTTGGAGGAACCGCCCCCTTCATCGGGACAGCGCTCGTAGCCGTCGCGGGCGGATTCTGGCCGGTGGCGCTGTACGTCATCGTCGCCTGCTCCCTTACCGGCTGGGCAACCCTTTCGGGCAAGGAAACCTCAACGCAAGACATCCGCTCTTCCGGGAACCACGCCGCCAACTGA